A genomic segment from Chitinophaga niabensis encodes:
- a CDS encoding FecR family protein: MQQDDPHFEISRLLARLINGTLTAEETARLEAWRQESPANKALYDRMTDPAFLSAQLESWEAEGQELAKEQFLKKKYGSGEHDRVKIRHFFRYAAAILLLLGLAGGGVYLLRQEQKPLPLLQVEDMRVDSSFLPKGNVAKLVMKNGHEVQLKGEAEQEFEEEDGTRVKNGYSALRYQGHKQKADAETVYHTLVTPKGGEYTVMLADGTTARLNAASSLRFPTRFEGKERVVELSGEAYFEVAKDVQHPFIVKTARSLVRVLGTDFNVYAYTDMPEERTTLASGAVKVSHPEQERGMILQPGFQAQVQAAVNDIKVVRADMEEALAWKNGLFVFNAASLGDILRQIGRWYDVDINCESSMERKFHFSGRIHRYENIAGVLELLEMTGKVRFQLQGRTLIVRPAALKTT; this comes from the coding sequence ATGCAGCAAGATGATCCGCATTTTGAAATTTCCCGCCTGCTTGCAAGGCTGATAAATGGTACGCTTACGGCCGAAGAAACCGCGCGGCTGGAAGCCTGGCGGCAGGAAAGCCCGGCTAACAAAGCGTTGTACGATCGTATGACGGATCCTGCATTCCTTTCAGCACAGTTGGAGAGCTGGGAGGCAGAAGGGCAGGAGCTGGCAAAGGAACAGTTCCTCAAAAAAAAGTATGGCTCCGGCGAACATGACCGGGTGAAGATCAGGCATTTCTTTCGCTATGCTGCAGCGATCCTGCTGTTACTGGGGCTTGCGGGGGGAGGTGTTTACCTGTTAAGGCAGGAACAAAAACCTTTACCCCTTTTGCAAGTGGAAGATATGCGTGTGGACAGTAGTTTTTTGCCGAAGGGGAATGTGGCAAAACTGGTGATGAAGAACGGGCATGAAGTACAACTGAAGGGTGAGGCGGAACAGGAATTTGAAGAAGAAGACGGCACGCGTGTAAAGAACGGGTATAGCGCATTGCGTTACCAGGGCCATAAACAAAAGGCAGATGCAGAAACGGTGTATCATACACTGGTAACACCTAAGGGCGGAGAATACACAGTAATGCTGGCGGATGGTACTACAGCCCGGCTGAATGCCGCATCTTCCCTGCGTTTTCCAACCAGGTTTGAAGGAAAGGAAAGGGTGGTGGAGCTTTCCGGTGAGGCCTATTTTGAAGTGGCAAAGGATGTGCAGCATCCTTTCATCGTAAAAACAGCACGTTCTCTTGTACGGGTGTTAGGAACGGATTTTAACGTATATGCATATACGGACATGCCGGAGGAGCGCACAACACTGGCCAGCGGGGCTGTAAAGGTAAGCCATCCGGAACAGGAGCGGGGAATGATACTGCAGCCTGGTTTTCAGGCACAGGTCCAGGCTGCCGTGAATGATATTAAGGTGGTACGCGCAGATATGGAAGAAGCATTAGCCTGGAAGAATGGCCTGTTTGTTTTTAATGCCGCGTCGCTGGGTGATATACTGCGCCAGATAGGACGCTGGTACGATGTGGATATAAATTGCGAAAGCAGTATGGAGCGAAAATTTCATTTCTCAGGGCGCATCCATCGTTACGAAAATATAGCCGGGGTACTTGAACTACTCGAAATGACAGGCAAGGTCAGATTCCAGCTGCAGGGCCGGACACTGATCGTAAGACCGGCTGCCTTAAAAACAACCTAA
- a CDS encoding SusC/RagA family TonB-linked outer membrane protein — MKKFLSLLCMIPCLSAGYLNARGGVSGHSARLLPGIAFQQEVTITGTIKDQKGELLPGVTVRVKNQSIAAITNESGRYSLKVPDRNVILVFTFMGYVAQERSVGSGNILDVTMPESSENLGEVIVVGYGTQKKVSVTGAISSVTTKDLLQSPVANISNSLAGRMSGLLARQSSGEPGKDGSTLRIRGVGTFTGSQEPLIMVDGIEVSNYNNIDPNEIESVSILKDASSTAIYGVRGANGVLLITTRRGKEGKPQLNLTTNAALNSFVDLREPMNSGEYTRSYNAARKYDSYITSAVYTPRFSDADIAKYESGEDPIMYPSTNYYDMLLKKTSLQTQQNLTISGGTEKTRYFISGGLFNQEALFKQTKLDPGWDAQIKFKRYNFRSNFNFDVTKKLKIALDLSLQNEHRRGSNWNTNRIIQAIGDAPPWQSPGILDNKIITQGYSQPVSPVVNLLGSGYSKEYISYLNGTVRVDYDLDVIIKGLSIHGKISYQNFNSKRDTYSKNVVTYSVRREADGKLLFRPQSLEEPFGYSEAIGKNRRSYAEAGLNYNRVFGHHTVTGLLLYNQTKLFDPNLAFLVPNGYQGLVGRITYSYKDRYLLEYNAGYNGTENFAEGRRFGFFPAYSAGWIPSMESFFPQNDIVTFLKIRGSYGEVGNDKLNNARFLYRPTSYTYSNGYYFGEAGVNFSQYTTPVEGALGNELLTWERAAKKNIGLEVKFWKNKFAITADYFSEMRSNILASRQTIPVITGATFPPYNFGKMQNKGIDGDISFNDHAGNVQYWVRGTFTFARNKILEMDEIPQPMPYQQRTGHRVGQYFGLISEGLYNTWAEVNDAKRPASQWNNNKIQPGDIRYRDVNGDGIISESDYVPIGYSNFPEQLYGMSFGASYKGFDISVLFQGATKVSTDLPSRAKIAFPLDIGAYKGLLESWSQERYERGLPINYPHLAIGTDAQQHNYKESNFWIRDASYVRLKNMEIGYTLSANTLRRIGISAARFYVNGNNLLTWHKLPPGIDPEQPVNMYDGNSNGAEPYPIVKTINFGLNLKF; from the coding sequence ATGAAAAAATTTCTATCACTCCTATGCATGATCCCATGCCTTTCCGCCGGCTACCTGAATGCCCGCGGAGGGGTTAGCGGACACAGCGCGCGCCTGCTTCCGGGCATCGCTTTTCAGCAGGAAGTCACCATCACCGGCACCATCAAGGACCAAAAGGGGGAATTGCTCCCGGGTGTTACGGTACGTGTTAAAAACCAGTCTATTGCCGCTATCACCAATGAATCAGGCAGGTACAGCCTGAAAGTACCGGACCGCAATGTAATACTGGTGTTCACCTTTATGGGGTATGTAGCCCAGGAAAGAAGTGTAGGCAGTGGCAACATCCTGGATGTTACCATGCCGGAATCTTCTGAAAATCTTGGCGAAGTGATTGTGGTGGGTTACGGTACACAAAAGAAAGTATCTGTAACAGGTGCGATCTCTTCTGTTACTACCAAAGACCTTTTACAATCACCTGTTGCCAACATCAGTAACTCTCTTGCCGGCCGCATGTCCGGCCTGCTGGCCAGGCAATCCAGCGGAGAACCGGGTAAGGATGGCTCTACACTGCGGATACGGGGCGTGGGCACTTTCACCGGATCGCAGGAACCGTTGATCATGGTAGATGGTATTGAAGTATCCAACTACAACAATATTGATCCGAATGAAATTGAGAGTGTCAGCATCCTGAAAGATGCATCGTCTACCGCCATCTACGGTGTGCGCGGTGCAAACGGTGTGCTGCTGATCACTACCCGCCGTGGTAAGGAAGGTAAACCACAATTGAACCTCACCACCAATGCCGCGCTTAATAGCTTTGTGGACTTGCGCGAACCGATGAACAGCGGGGAATATACCCGCTCTTATAATGCCGCCAGGAAATACGACAGCTATATCACCAGCGCTGTTTATACACCACGTTTCAGTGATGCAGATATTGCAAAATATGAATCAGGGGAAGATCCCATCATGTACCCCAGTACCAACTACTATGATATGCTGCTGAAAAAAACATCGCTGCAAACACAGCAGAACCTCACCATCAGCGGCGGAACAGAGAAAACAAGGTATTTTATTTCAGGCGGTCTCTTCAACCAGGAAGCGCTTTTCAAACAAACGAAACTGGACCCGGGATGGGATGCGCAGATCAAATTCAAGCGCTATAACTTCCGCTCCAACTTCAACTTTGATGTTACCAAAAAACTGAAGATAGCACTGGACCTTTCCCTGCAGAATGAACATCGCAGAGGCTCCAACTGGAATACGAACCGTATCATACAGGCTATCGGGGATGCACCACCCTGGCAATCACCCGGCATCCTGGATAACAAGATCATTACACAGGGTTACAGCCAGCCTGTCAGCCCTGTTGTGAACCTGCTCGGATCAGGTTATTCAAAAGAATACATCAGCTATCTCAACGGTACGGTAAGAGTGGATTATGACCTGGATGTGATCATAAAAGGGCTTTCCATTCATGGTAAAATATCTTACCAGAACTTTAACAGTAAACGGGATACCTACAGCAAAAACGTAGTAACCTATTCTGTAAGAAGAGAAGCAGATGGCAAACTGCTGTTCAGGCCACAAAGCCTGGAAGAGCCCTTTGGTTACTCGGAAGCTATCGGCAAGAACAGGCGCAGTTATGCAGAAGCAGGCCTGAATTACAACCGGGTTTTCGGACATCATACGGTAACCGGCCTCCTGCTCTACAACCAGACAAAATTATTTGACCCCAACCTGGCCTTCCTGGTGCCCAATGGTTACCAGGGGCTGGTGGGGCGTATCACTTACTCTTATAAAGACCGTTACCTGCTGGAGTATAACGCGGGATATAACGGAACAGAAAATTTTGCCGAAGGCCGCCGCTTTGGTTTCTTCCCTGCTTATTCCGCAGGCTGGATACCTTCTATGGAATCCTTCTTCCCGCAGAATGACATTGTTACTTTCCTGAAGATCAGGGGTTCTTACGGAGAAGTGGGGAACGACAAACTGAATAATGCGCGTTTCCTTTATCGTCCTACTTCCTATACCTACTCCAATGGTTATTATTTCGGAGAGGCAGGTGTGAACTTTTCGCAATACACTACTCCTGTGGAAGGCGCACTGGGCAATGAACTGCTTACCTGGGAAAGAGCGGCCAAGAAGAACATTGGCCTGGAAGTGAAATTCTGGAAGAATAAGTTTGCTATCACTGCAGATTATTTCTCTGAAATGCGGAGCAATATCCTAGCTTCCCGGCAGACCATCCCGGTGATCACCGGCGCCACCTTCCCTCCTTACAACTTTGGTAAGATGCAGAACAAAGGTATAGATGGCGACATCTCCTTTAATGATCATGCCGGCAATGTGCAATACTGGGTAAGAGGTACTTTCACCTTTGCCCGCAACAAGATCCTGGAAATGGACGAGATCCCGCAACCCATGCCGTACCAGCAACGTACCGGGCATCGTGTGGGGCAATACTTCGGCCTTATCTCGGAAGGACTATATAATACTTGGGCTGAGGTGAATGATGCAAAAAGACCTGCCTCGCAATGGAACAATAATAAGATACAACCTGGTGATATCCGTTACAGGGATGTAAATGGGGATGGCATTATTTCAGAGAGCGATTACGTGCCCATCGGTTACTCCAATTTCCCGGAACAATTATACGGCATGTCCTTCGGCGCGAGCTATAAAGGATTTGATATTTCCGTACTCTTCCAGGGTGCAACGAAAGTAAGTACTGACCTTCCTTCACGTGCTAAGATTGCGTTCCCGCTGGACATAGGCGCTTACAAAGGCCTGCTGGAAAGCTGGTCGCAGGAAAGATATGAGCGGGGCCTCCCTATCAATTACCCTCACCTGGCTATTGGTACGGATGCGCAGCAGCATAACTATAAAGAATCCAACTTCTGGATCAGGGATGCCAGTTATGTGCGGTTGAAGAATATGGAGATTGGTTATACCCTTTCTGCCAATACGCTGAGAAGGATCGGCATCAGTGCTGCCCGTTTCTATGTGAACGGCAATAACCTGCTCACCTGGCATAAGCTGCCCCCCGGTATTGATCCGGAACAACCTGTTAACATGTACGATGGGAACAGCAATGGTGCAGAACCCTACCCTATTGTGAAAACCATCAACTTCGGTCTTAATCTTAAATTCTGA
- a CDS encoding TonB-dependent receptor has translation MRNITFLMLVCIMQVSATSYSQDVRLTLNLKDASLTRLFGIIQQQSDYKFLYNLEDVNNSPRLNIRVKDATIPEILAVCFKDYPLGYRISNKTVVVVPRTELPAPMPIVEKKEMVVKGTVTDDKGQALPGVSVALKQSSLGTATDTEGNYSITLPDGDGTLIFSYIGFVKQEVPVNKRTSILVRLVRDVTGLQETVVVGYGTTKRGDLTGAINTVSAASFEKQPIIRVEDALKGRAPGVQVQKPNGTPGAGMKIRIRGGNSITGNSDPLYVIDGIIGGDIRTLNPNDIASMDILKDASSTAIYGSRGANGVVIITTKSGRPGKANVSFDAFYSMDKVSKKYDLLNAVEYMQVANEKQSVDGLNPLFTAAQIDEARRTGGTDWQDEILRTGSTQNYQLSFSGGTENTRYYVSGSLADQKGIIENSAYKRYGLRANVKSKMSKRLDFSLNLYGTFEKSRNIYGYDGRNTALGSALIFSPNVSVWDTATKDYRRSPSYGPITSNPVFTTNEQIFDGNILNVLASSQLQYMITDELSVTISGGVNGNNYNNPYLKRYQPGNNLSSTEAGYDNGFTWTLQNTNMINYAKVFNSIHSLKITAGYEQQLSTTKFSTAWATGFPTIALGYNDISLGATRRVGSGFSQWSLQSYLGRVNYTLKDRYLFTVTFRADGSSKFKGDNKYGYFPSGAFAWRISEEPFIHNLNIFSDLKLRTSYGLTGNQAIGPYKTLNLLQTFERGYPFNGSSLGVGIGPGTPANPDLKWETTAQLDLGIDFGFFGGRLNGALDYYHKKTTDLLLDVNIPDYNGGGTRTSNVGSLQNQGIELMLNGVVIDKPALRLETGFNISANRSKVLDLGGATEIYTNGGYNVGLNPFIVKVGEPLGQFRGYVYKGVWKTAEAAEAAKVQRKPGDAHYLNVNGDGEISGPDMMKIGKAAPDFTWGWNTTLEWRNFDLNLLFSGMQGNDVWNYTRWLPMSFSTDARYATAKEVLNRWTPKNENSDIPGITTSTNTLQQSSQFVEDGSFIRLSNLSLGYNLPLSMMKSMKISQARFYVSGQNLFVITKYKGFDPELSTTPTTSDVAMGIDNSTYPAFRTITVGIRLVL, from the coding sequence ATGCGAAACATTACTTTTCTGATGCTGGTTTGTATCATGCAGGTATCAGCCACCAGCTATTCGCAAGATGTACGCCTCACCCTGAACCTGAAAGATGCCAGCCTGACCCGCTTGTTCGGGATCATTCAGCAGCAGAGCGATTACAAGTTCCTGTACAACCTGGAGGATGTAAACAATTCACCCCGCCTGAATATCCGGGTAAAAGATGCTACTATACCTGAGATCCTGGCCGTCTGTTTCAAAGACTATCCACTGGGATACCGTATCTCCAACAAAACGGTGGTGGTGGTACCCCGCACGGAATTGCCAGCACCCATGCCCATTGTGGAAAAAAAGGAAATGGTGGTAAAAGGAACAGTCACGGACGATAAAGGGCAGGCACTACCGGGCGTGAGTGTAGCCCTGAAACAAAGCTCCCTGGGCACAGCCACAGATACGGAAGGGAACTATTCCATTACCCTGCCCGATGGCGATGGTACACTGATCTTTTCCTATATCGGTTTTGTGAAGCAGGAAGTGCCTGTGAACAAACGTACCAGTATCCTTGTCCGGCTGGTACGTGATGTAACAGGCCTGCAGGAAACAGTAGTGGTTGGATACGGCACTACAAAGAGAGGAGACCTCACAGGTGCCATTAACACGGTGTCTGCCGCTTCATTTGAGAAGCAACCCATCATCCGTGTAGAGGATGCATTGAAAGGACGTGCTCCCGGTGTACAGGTGCAGAAGCCGAACGGTACACCCGGCGCAGGCATGAAGATCCGTATTCGCGGAGGTAATTCCATTACCGGCAACAGCGATCCCCTATATGTTATTGATGGGATCATCGGCGGAGATATCAGAACACTGAACCCTAATGACATTGCATCTATGGACATTCTAAAAGATGCTTCCTCCACAGCCATTTATGGTTCCCGCGGTGCCAATGGCGTAGTGATCATCACTACTAAAAGCGGCAGACCAGGCAAGGCGAACGTTAGCTTCGATGCTTTTTACAGCATGGATAAAGTAAGTAAGAAATACGATCTGCTCAATGCTGTAGAGTATATGCAGGTGGCCAATGAAAAGCAAAGTGTGGATGGCCTCAATCCCTTGTTCACTGCAGCGCAGATCGATGAGGCACGCAGGACGGGAGGTACGGACTGGCAGGATGAAATACTCCGCACAGGCAGTACACAGAACTACCAGTTATCTTTCAGTGGAGGAACGGAAAATACACGATACTATGTATCCGGAAGCCTGGCCGATCAGAAAGGGATCATTGAAAATTCTGCTTACAAACGTTACGGCCTTCGCGCAAATGTGAAGTCCAAAATGAGCAAACGGCTGGACTTTTCCCTGAACCTCTATGGCACTTTTGAAAAGTCCAGGAATATTTATGGATACGATGGCCGTAATACGGCATTGGGTAGTGCGCTCATCTTCTCTCCCAATGTTTCCGTATGGGACACTGCTACAAAGGACTACCGGAGGTCTCCTTCCTATGGCCCCATCACCTCCAATCCCGTATTTACTACCAATGAACAGATCTTTGATGGCAACATACTGAACGTACTGGCAAGTTCGCAACTGCAATACATGATCACAGATGAACTGTCTGTTACCATCAGCGGCGGCGTGAACGGCAACAATTATAATAACCCTTACCTGAAAAGATATCAGCCTGGCAACAACCTGTCCAGCACAGAAGCGGGGTACGACAATGGTTTCACCTGGACCCTGCAGAACACCAATATGATCAACTATGCAAAAGTGTTTAACAGCATCCATTCGCTGAAGATCACCGCCGGTTATGAGCAGCAGCTGAGTACTACCAAGTTCAGCACAGCCTGGGCTACCGGTTTTCCTACCATAGCATTAGGATATAATGATATTTCCCTGGGTGCCACCCGCAGAGTTGGTTCAGGGTTTTCACAATGGTCCCTGCAATCCTACCTGGGCCGTGTGAACTATACGCTGAAAGACAGGTACCTGTTTACCGTTACTTTTCGTGCAGATGGTTCTTCCAAATTCAAAGGCGACAACAAATATGGTTACTTCCCTTCCGGTGCCTTTGCATGGAGGATCTCCGAAGAGCCGTTTATTCATAACCTGAATATATTCAGTGATCTGAAACTGAGAACGAGTTACGGGCTCACCGGTAACCAGGCCATAGGGCCTTATAAAACGCTCAACCTGCTGCAAACATTTGAGAGAGGTTATCCTTTCAACGGAAGCAGCCTGGGTGTTGGTATCGGGCCGGGTACACCTGCTAATCCTGATCTGAAATGGGAAACCACCGCGCAGCTGGACCTTGGTATCGACTTTGGTTTCTTTGGTGGCAGACTGAACGGTGCTTTGGACTATTACCACAAAAAAACTACAGACCTGTTGCTGGATGTGAACATCCCTGACTACAACGGTGGCGGTACCCGCACGAGTAATGTTGGCTCTTTGCAGAACCAGGGTATTGAGCTTATGCTGAACGGCGTTGTGATAGACAAACCTGCATTACGGCTTGAAACCGGTTTTAACATCAGTGCCAACCGCAGCAAGGTACTGGACCTGGGCGGTGCCACAGAGATCTATACCAATGGCGGATATAACGTTGGGCTCAATCCATTCATTGTAAAAGTAGGGGAGCCGCTGGGGCAGTTCAGAGGGTATGTGTACAAGGGGGTATGGAAAACGGCAGAAGCAGCAGAAGCTGCAAAGGTACAGCGGAAACCGGGAGATGCGCATTACCTGAACGTGAATGGAGATGGTGAGATCAGCGGGCCGGACATGATGAAGATCGGTAAAGCAGCACCTGATTTTACCTGGGGCTGGAATACTACACTGGAGTGGCGCAACTTTGATCTGAACCTTCTCTTCAGCGGTATGCAGGGGAACGATGTATGGAACTATACACGTTGGTTGCCCATGAGCTTTAGTACAGACGCCAGGTATGCCACGGCCAAAGAAGTGTTGAACAGGTGGACGCCGAAGAACGAGAACTCAGATATTCCAGGTATCACCACTTCTACCAATACCCTGCAGCAATCCAGCCAGTTTGTGGAAGATGGTAGTTTCATCCGCCTGTCCAACCTTTCCCTTGGTTACAATCTGCCGCTTTCCATGATGAAAAGTATGAAGATCAGCCAGGCCAGGTTTTATGTAAGCGGGCAGAATCTTTTTGTGATTACAAAATACAAAGGATTTGACCCGGAGTTATCTACTACGCCTACTACTTCAGATGTGGCGATGGGGATCGATAATAGTACCTATCCTGCGTTCCGGACCATTACAGTAGGTATAAGGCTTGTACTTTAA
- a CDS encoding RNA polymerase sigma-70 factor, with translation MQESFYIREFQAGNHGAFALCFDRYYARLCYFARGFLPDSPMIAADLVQDAFERLWERRADFSHEAAIRSFLYVTVKNAFLDLRRHERVVRKYAATCNEEEAIAENMLERMMTAEVLADVHQALQKLPQGCRSVLNLGYFQGLRNEEIARELHVSVNTVKSQKMRAIKLLKAFFARPANTTLPLILWQLACLFR, from the coding sequence GTGCAAGAAAGCTTTTACATAAGGGAATTCCAGGCAGGCAACCACGGAGCTTTTGCTCTTTGCTTCGACCGGTATTATGCCCGTTTGTGTTATTTCGCCAGGGGCTTCCTGCCGGATTCGCCGATGATAGCGGCAGACCTGGTGCAGGATGCATTTGAACGGCTGTGGGAGCGGCGTGCGGATTTTTCCCATGAAGCGGCCATCCGGTCTTTCCTGTATGTAACCGTAAAGAATGCTTTCCTGGACCTGCGGCGGCATGAGCGTGTAGTACGTAAATATGCAGCCACATGCAATGAGGAAGAAGCGATTGCAGAAAATATGCTGGAACGGATGATGACAGCTGAAGTGCTGGCTGATGTTCACCAGGCCCTGCAGAAATTACCGCAAGGCTGCCGCAGCGTGCTGAACCTGGGGTATTTTCAGGGGCTGAGGAATGAAGAGATTGCAAGGGAACTACATGTGTCTGTGAACACTGTTAAGTCCCAGAAGATGCGGGCAATCAAACTGTTGAAAGCTTTTTTCGCAAGGCCCGCCAATACAACATTGCCGCTGATATTGTGGCAATTGGCATGTTTGTTCCGCTGA
- a CDS encoding glycoside hydrolase family 5 protein, translating into MKQIVLGLFSVATVSFFSCKTPKDGNNGGMEDTVSNKPLMKDFMGINGHFHFKPALYGQVCRLVRNYHNIDWDVKKPGDPITIPNTINNINWKRDVYGPWKEGGFETDICVQFASFGGGHDHFTDKWKGQEQWSYNYTKAMASFYGPSGAEKLATSFEIDNEPGRRVDLPMFRNLFVQMAKGIRDGDPKAKVVTPTIHARPADDYSQDVHSFYGDADVLPLYDVLNVHTYSTIPKSGNNPNNWNRTWPEDTSAVYLKVVQETIDWRNSSAKGKEIWVTEFGYDACTPDVMKDRKDWWEKLDWQGHTDLQQAQYLVRSFLAFATMDVNRAYLYYYNDDNEPSFHAASGLTRKFEPKMSFHAVKQLYETLGNFRFSRIVKQDYGQLYVYEFSNATNRIWVAWSPTGVKSHEKEGYQPREARVTLTGMPGKPISAKTMATAAGDAPNATWEQVDNNSISITIGESPTYILMKK; encoded by the coding sequence ATGAAACAAATTGTACTCGGGCTTTTCTCCGTAGCTACAGTTTCTTTCTTTTCCTGTAAAACCCCGAAAGACGGGAACAACGGCGGAATGGAAGATACTGTCAGCAACAAACCACTGATGAAGGACTTCATGGGCATTAACGGTCACTTTCACTTTAAACCGGCACTCTACGGGCAGGTATGCCGGCTTGTGCGCAACTATCATAATATAGACTGGGATGTAAAGAAACCGGGAGATCCTATCACTATTCCCAATACGATCAATAACATCAACTGGAAAAGGGATGTATACGGCCCATGGAAAGAGGGCGGTTTTGAAACAGATATTTGCGTACAGTTCGCCAGCTTCGGCGGAGGGCATGATCACTTTACGGATAAGTGGAAAGGGCAGGAACAATGGAGTTATAACTATACAAAAGCCATGGCTTCATTTTACGGCCCATCCGGCGCAGAAAAGCTGGCCACTTCTTTTGAGATAGATAATGAACCGGGGCGCAGGGTAGATCTGCCCATGTTCCGCAACCTCTTTGTTCAGATGGCAAAAGGAATACGGGATGGCGATCCCAAAGCCAAAGTGGTGACACCCACCATCCATGCGCGCCCTGCAGATGATTACTCACAGGATGTGCATTCCTTTTACGGGGATGCAGATGTGCTGCCCCTGTATGATGTATTGAATGTGCACACTTATTCCACTATTCCAAAATCGGGCAACAATCCTAATAACTGGAACCGTACCTGGCCGGAAGATACTTCCGCCGTATACCTGAAAGTAGTGCAGGAAACTATTGACTGGCGTAACAGCAGCGCGAAGGGAAAAGAGATATGGGTAACGGAATTTGGTTATGATGCCTGCACGCCTGATGTAATGAAGGACAGGAAAGACTGGTGGGAGAAACTGGACTGGCAGGGCCATACTGATCTGCAGCAGGCACAATACCTCGTTCGTTCTTTCCTTGCATTTGCCACGATGGATGTAAACCGCGCATATCTCTATTACTACAACGATGATAATGAACCATCTTTTCATGCGGCATCAGGCCTTACCCGCAAGTTTGAGCCCAAGATGTCTTTCCATGCAGTAAAGCAGTTGTACGAAACACTGGGCAACTTCCGCTTTTCCCGCATCGTTAAACAGGATTATGGTCAGCTCTATGTATATGAATTCAGCAATGCCACTAACAGGATCTGGGTAGCCTGGTCCCCTACCGGCGTAAAGTCACACGAAAAAGAAGGATACCAACCAAGAGAAGCACGGGTAACGCTCACAGGCATGCCTGGCAAACCCATCAGTGCAAAGACCATGGCCACCGCAGCAGGAGACGCTCCCAACGCAACCTGGGAACAGGTGGATAACAATAGCATCAGCATTACTATCGGGGAAAGCCCCACTTACATTCTCATGAAGAAATAG